The Alnus glutinosa chromosome 3, dhAlnGlut1.1, whole genome shotgun sequence nucleotide sequence ATAAGACGAAATCATTGAATTCCAAGAAACCACATTTTTCACAGGCATGCTATCAAAAATTTGTTGAGCGTATTGAGTGAGCCCATGTCTACCGTATGCAGTAACCATGGAAGTCCATGAGACGACATTTTTTTCAGGCATGTGATCAAAAACTATTTTAGCTGAATGCAAATGCCCACACTTAGCATACATATCCAAAAGAGCATTTCTCACGATTAGATCAACCTTAATTCCCATAATCACAATATAGAGATGCAGACATCTTCCCAGATCCAAATCACAACCTTGTGAACAAACAGAAAGTAAACTAACTAAAGTGAACTCGTCAGGATCCATCCCCAATTTTCTCATCCCCTGAAACAACAGAAAGGCTTCCTTGCGACAACCCATTCTAGAATAGCCACCAATCATCGAATTCCATGAGACCAAAGTCTTTTCTAAAATCTCATCAAACACCTTCCAGGCACATTGAATAAACCTAGAAACAAAATACACGCTAATAAGTGCGTTTTGCACGCAAACTTGAGACCCAATTCCTAGTTTAATGGCTTGACCATGAACAAGCACAGCTTCCCAATACGCAGATTTTCGAGCGCAAGCCTTAAGAACAAAAGGAAGAGTAAACTCGTTCGGCGAATGCCCTGAACCAATCATTCTACTGTAGAGCAAAATTGCCCTTATTGGATCATCACTATTTGCGTAACCCCTTATCAAACTATTGTACATAAATTTATTGGGTTCTGGCATTTGCTCGAACATGAGGCGTGCGTATACGAGACTGCCTGTGTCGGCAACAGCAcagaaagaaattaattttccgAGCGTGAGGGTCTCGTGGGTTAGGCCATGGAGGATGATCTGGGCATGGAGTAGCTTGAGTTCTCTCATGGATGAGCATCTCTCTAGGAGGTGGTGGAGGTTTTGGTGAGTGGGAGACTTGAATCTGTGGGTCAAAGTGGTGGATAGAAAGTGGAAATGGAATAGGGAGTGTTTAAGGCGGGAACCAACGGTCGAGTATTTGAGAGCGAAGGACATGATCGTTGGGCATTTGGTTTGAACTGTGGAAGGGAATGGTTTGTCACGGTTTTTGTTTAAGTGCTATGTGGACAACTGTGCCGTTTCTTAAAATacttattcttgaaattttaattattaatttccaatttacataattcaaattttaacaTTTTGTTAATTCATTGTATTTCATTTATTGATAAATATTAATACGAGAAAATCTCAAccattcaatttaaaaattaataattaaaattttaagaatttcaaaacagaattattttaaaaatatagaaacaTTGATTCTATTATGTATAAAATGGATACAAATAATaaagttgataattttttttgcaagaTACGCGAATTCGATACGAAATTAGTAAGTTATGGTGGAAGATTTAACCTGTTTAAATAAATGGGTCGACttataattaacctatatagttttaGGGAATAACTTCAATCCAGTCATGGCAGAAACTAGGCATTTTTTGCCTTCCAATGAGAAGTTGACATGTAAGCTTGGAAAAAACACCCGATGGATTTCTTCAACATATGCTAAAATGAGATCCGACCAGAAAAAATGAGCATACCGGTCGGATCTCTATCAGTCGCCGGTGGTCaaggtgagagaaagagagatctgGCTGGAAACCCATACACATTGcccggatctctctctgttgCAGGTGGTCGGGGTTGGGTCAGGGTgcgagaaagagagatccggccggaaacccacgAATACTAGCCGAATCTCTCTCTGTCGCAGGTGGTcggggtgagagaaagagagatccgggCAGAAATCCACGCAAGCCGGCCAGATCTCTCTCTGTCGCAGGTGGTCGGTGTTGGGTcggggtgagagaaagagagatccgaCCGGAAACCCACGCACGCCGGCCGGATCGCTTTCTGTCACAGGTGGGCGGGGTTTGGTCGGGGTGAGACAAAGAGATCGggccggaaacccacgcacgccagccggatctctctctgtcgtACGAGGTCAGGGTTGGGTCGAGGTCGAGAGCGTTGGATCTCTCTTTCCCTCGCCGAATCTCTCTTTGTCGTCGGGGGTCCAGCTTGGGCAATGCCATGGTAAGGCGAACGGGTTTTTCTTACTTGATGGTGCAGGTCGTGGGGTACTTCagcaatatttcaatttttttggttttagctGACATGTCGACTGATTATTGGTGGGCATAAACCTATTGTTTTCTGTCATGACCGTATAGAATAGAATGGACACTTATAGTTTTATACCCATGTCTCGATACGACCTGAATCCAATaagtgacattttttttatacgACTTTCAAACCCAATACTAAATTAGCGGATTAGGGTTGAGGAATTAAATGAGTCGAATTAAGGTttacctatataatcttatacacaTGCTTTAACACGACTTGAGCACCCCTAACAAATAACActattttaatttgttgaaaATAGTTAATTTTCGCGTTCTTAATTTTACCAACATATACCTTTTTGGTTGGTAAAAACTAAACTGTACTGTGTTCCTTAATGGAGCTAAGTGTTACTTGTTGGGATCCAAAGGATTGACTTATCACGTCCTACTAAATAAAGCAGAAGAGATATCTTCCCAACATATATTCTTGACCTTTTCAAGTTATGCCTAATTGTATGGTTAGCGTTACTTCActactattttgttttttggttagATTGTCTTATCAGTGAGACACTACAAACTGCGCCACAATCAAAAGTTTCATATAGAGAATGCATAATATTAGATATTTAATTCAATCAAAGTTCTACTTTGACATGTTTATTCCAATCTTTTCTGGTCACAATCCACTCCCTGCATAAATGCTTTCAGGACATATAAATTCCTAGCCAATGTTGTCATGCTGTTCAAGTTTCAAATCTTACTGAAAAGGAAGAGCTTTACATCTCTTTCCCATTATTCTAATTGGAAACACAAATGAAAAAAGAGGCTTTGCAAGACCTTACTTATTATTAGGCTGtagaaaatatcaaatttataaTGACCCAACTGTATCATATTTGATATTTCTGTATATATGAAACACAATCAATGAACAAAATTTGACTTTGGTAAACATCGACTTTCTCACTATTTACCCATTTCATTTCTACGTTGGCAACCTCCAGCCAGAATTTTACAAAGAAGGAAGAAGCCAAAGATTGAACAGAGATGAAGCCAATGAAAGGAACCAAGACAGGAAAGCCATTGCGGTGGACAACTGATATCTACTACATAACTTAGCAGGGCAATAGTATCCACCGGAATCAAGCAGGAGGTCTGTCACACTAGCTGCTGAGGATGCCGCGGCTAGCAAGAGAAACGACAAAACCTGTGATAGAACAAAACATTCTGTTCCTTTTAAGCAGTTGAAAAGGATGATATCATAAAGCTCTAATTAGTTGAAAATCATACGTACCAAATCTCCTGCAATGATGACCAACATTATTCTTGGTTGACGAGGTAAACATCTAATGAAGACAGAGTATGCATCCACCACTAATAATGTCAGGCTCCATGGAATTACCAAGCCCATGACTGTCACCAAATAGCTGTAAAATCAGCATGAGCAATAACAAAAGTTAAAGATATGAACTAAAAAAATCCTCTGACTTGACACCCTTTACTTTTATAGCACACTGCTGCATCTTCACAGCAACATAGACAGAATATATGATATAACATCTCATAAATAATTGAAAATGGCACCATGTGATCTTGCAATTGATGAATAAGATAATGCAACCAATTTGGTAAATCAACTAAGCCTCCCAAAGGCATGACTTATTAAACAGTCATTAGAGATGATATGTGCCAAATTACCTACTTCTTAATTCCAAAATCCTACGACATTCACGGAATTTACAGTTATGCCACATCCAGAGGACATCGAAGATATATTTAGTAAGGAAGATCAAATGGAAACTTACCCCCTCCCCCGAggtcaaaagaaaaagtaaaacagATCTTTAGAACCGCCTTTCTATCTTTCTTCTAGTGTCTTATGCTCTCCTTATATCATTCTCCCTCTTTAACTCAAGTAAAGCTTAGAGACTAAATCTAccatgagataaaaaaaaaaaaaagagtaggaCAATATTAGTCATCACAATTTGAACACActctttacttataaaaaatagaaaaactaacAATTTGAATGAACTCCTAAGAAATATTCCATGCTCTTTTAATAATTCATCCTTACTCAAAATCCCTTGCATCTGCAACAAAGAATGACCTCGAATGTAGCCTGGTATTGATGTTGAAACTTAATTTGCTTTATGATGGAATGGGTTATTTTCCATATGACATTTTACCTCATTAAACATTCTTCTTTGTCTGGAGTTAATTGATAAAGAAGACACTTCTTAATTGACCAGTTTTCACATGCCCAAGATATTTAGAaagtaaaattaatataaattacatGCAGTGCTTACACATAAAACTCTCATATCCCCCCACCAATTTATGGAAAAGCAATGTACTACTAGTATTTTGATTGAATGTTACCATCTAGGAATACTTCATTCTAACCAAGTTTTCCATGAGATTGCAGcacatacacaaacataatAACCTCTTGCCTTCTTTTCTCTTCATGCCAACACTTTCGAGATCGTAAacaatgttattaaaaaattaaatgctcCAAACATTAAGTCCCATCTATCTAAGAGTCTTTGTAGTAGAGACTTAGAAACTTTCAAACTTTGACCATAAATCCATGGTTTTCTTGTTATCAGAAATAGTGATAGATCCTATATGACTAGGCAGATGTGAgtattaagatgagcttttatGCCAAACTCTTCAAAAATATTGAGCGAACTACTTGAACAAACatgcaaactctttatttcaaaTAGTCCTCACCAAGACCTgctgcatattttttttttggatgaataccTGCCtgcataattttatttctaGAAATAAAAGTTTATTACTAGTCTCTTACTCTGAGAAACCCTTTATGACCTAATATATCTTGTGGCAAGTATGAATCAAAGAGTATATGAAATAGATTAGAGATTACTCAAATACAAACCAGAATGCAAATGATTCACAAGCTCTCTATACACTGAAGTGCTATTTCAATGTCAAACCTTGAAGTGTGAGGTGTCGAAGTTAAGTCATTTTGAACCCTTTATTCAATAGTGTTCAGACCATCGTTCCCAAAAATACGTACCACCCATTCACCTCTTCAATTTACAACTTTCATTAACTCAAATTAACTAAACTAAGCCTTAGTCACAGTTGGTAATTTTCATAGGCATTAGAAGATGCAAAAAGTGAGAATTGATAAACATTGGCACACAATCCAGCACATAACATGAATATATAGTATACACAGGCAGACCCTAGAAATTCTTCTAACTCACTGCTCCTTCTCTTGACTAATACCCTAGTCAGCTAAATTCCCGCAAAATGAGCCAACATCCATAACAGATCTCAACAAAAGAGAAGTAAATCTAAAACCCATTACCCTAAAGCTCTTCTCTTCACCTAATAGATTCCAAAAAGTCTTAAAATTCAtgtactttttattaattcctTCGCTACCTGTATACATGTCAGCTTCCTCCAAccaagaaaaaccaaaattcacCCATCACCAAACCCTACAAATATGGATGAATTCTCATGTTTTTCACAAACCAAGCTCTATAACAAACATAGTTCATTCACCTTATCATCATCACAGCTTTTCCCATGTTCCCACagaggggaaaaaagaagaagaagttctgGGTAGCAATCCATAGCACCCACAGGGTAACACACAAGAATTGggatcaagtttttttttttttttttgatgctGAATTGGGATCAAGTTTGAACACAAAGAGATGGGTACTGAAGAATTATAAGCCAAACCCGCAAAAAGGGTTCAATCAAAACACAATCTTGAAGCTCAAGGTAAAAGGAAATTGGGGATTACCAGAAGGCAGTGTAGCTGTAGAACTCAACGTCCAAGCACATGAAGAGAAGGGAGGCGGAGGAGAAGACAGTCTGACCCAACCGCAGAGCCAAGCTGGCGCTGGTGCCCAATGCCCCTGGCAGCTCGTCCATGCTATTATTGCTTGCATGCAAGGCCTCGTCATAGTCAACTCCAATTCTCAGCGGCTCTAGCCATGCCTCTCAGGAATTCTCATGTACCAGAGAGAATGTACCAGGTGGGAAATGAATATAAAAGCTGAAAAGTAAATGTGGGAATGGGAATGGAATTACAAGTATTTATGGTAGTTTTCAGGGAAGAGAAATGGGAATTTGAATAAATGGCAAATGCGTTTGTGTGACGGAAAAGGAATTCCGAGAAAGGAAAATAAGGGAAAGAGGGTCAAAGTGACGTAACGTAATGGTGCGCGGCTGCTTGGCATCTTTCTAGTTTCTCCTTCCTAAGTGGATTTGCTTTTCTCCGGCAGGGCTTTGATTTggattgtcattttattttcttaactttttactaattttgatttgttattgaaaaatgctttttttttttttacatctcttCTTGTACATACTACTTTTATTTTTCGGATAAAAAATTTTcatcagaaaaataatttaaaattaaataaaattatttcgaCATTTTTCCTCATTTACAGGTCCTAATTCAAGTACTcacaacaaataaaacaaaaacaaacaaacttctTTTCtcccatcaaaaaaaaaaaaaaaaacttgttttctaATTTGGTCCCCCAAAAAGAATGAACTGGCCTCCAAGgaatttaaacaattttgaaaaaatacaataatatcTCTTATgaaatagggttttttttttttttttttttttttttttttttttttttttttttttttttttttttctttttgaacccAACTCTTATGAAATGATTAAGTTTACTAATATTAAGTAAGCTTTATAAAAGCCCCATTCATATTTGTTGGAAATAAATCTATCCTAATTTTACTTGCATAACAAgttaacttaagcatcagagtatCTCCGGTCCTCCCAAGAATCAATAGATCTGATGACACTTTCTCTACTTTGCAAGTAGTCCATCACCGGttaagctataaaaaaaatacatcaacAATTTTCACTATATTTATAAAAGTTACATGTTAAAAAAGACTTAACTAAAAACctgaaacaaattaaataatactaTTGTTTGTTCCCATTTAATCATGAATTTTGAGCACTTGAAAATTGTACCAAAGTGGAATATCGGGTCGGTTAGGCAATTCAAATGCCAACCAACACTGTGATAAACGAAATCGATTTAGGTTCAGTTTCAATTATCAGTGGAGATTAATGGTAGGAAACGGTGGAAGaaggacaaaaataaataaataaataaatattcaattaCTCAAATTTAGAGTTATTCTTTACAGTACAAACCATTGCCCATACGGCCATACCTCGATGACACATTAAATGAGTATTATGGAGAGAAAAACACATGTAGACTTTGATTTCCTATGGTGCCTAATTGaatccattttcctttttttattttttttttttttttttttttttttttgcttaatagGATGAATATTGAAGCTGTCTAGAATGTACAAGAAAAtagattacatttttattttattatttttaactttattgaCGATACAGTGCTAATCAATCTTTGactaggcttttttttttttttttaaataataataataataataataattaagaaattaataagGATTGATTCATACTAACCCATCAACAAAGTGGAATAGTAATTACATAAGAACAAAGTTTTTAGCGTTACTCATTTGAAAGCCAAACAATTTTACTAATTAAATTTGAATGGTAAGTCCGTAAAGTACGTGCCTCTTCAACCAAAGTTAAAttcatagcatttttttttaacatttttattgCTGGGTTATTCATACGTACGGCACGGAtcataataaacaaaatatacatCATATTCAATTATTCAAAGATCTTTTTTATAGCTCTAGTCTTTTTCAACGTGGATGCATAATTTCATTATTATAACTAATTTTCAACTCTCTCGTGcattcccttaaaaaaaaaaaaaaagaaagaaaataaactcTCTCGCACAtacctatttaatttctttctacccttttgttattattttttgctgTTGGTGTATCAATTCAACTCTCttgtatattataatttataccaTTCTTTTATTCTGTTTccaattaattacataaaagagTTCATGGTTCAATTGGCCGGCTAAACAAATGAAATAGACTCAGCTAGATGTGCTAATTTTAGTGCACACCGCATAGTCAATTGGGCCGTCccctattatttttattaagattaaaagtggcaaaaaaaaaaaaaaaggggggaggggaggggggttgtttgaaaaataaagaaataaatgaatcGGATATTTCATAGTTCATTTACAATTAAGGTTATGCGGCAGTAAAAATCAAACattgaacttctttttttttacagagCTTTTGTTgattaaaattgtgatttttactgtcatgtcATCTCAGTTGCATAGATGGAGATTCGAAAGTTGTTTCTGCTTTTCTTGACCAAGAGGCTCGCTTTGATTGGCATATGAAACTTGTTGTCTAGAAGGCTCGTCAGCTTTTGTGTTTGATTCCAAATTGGATATTTCGTAAAGTTCATCCCAATGTCAATTGCTTGCATTATGCATATAATCTCACTAGCTGACTcgtttcttttaaattgggttgaaTAAATTTCTTCCgatttaatctattaaattgacacatgttcaaaatatatgtgaaaagtacttgcatttttaataaagtgtataattaaaaacatgttaattaatttaatgaacTTAATTAACTGAATAAAAGAGAATTCCTATGATGATCGAACGTGGGCTAGCTGTTCTTAATTACTATTAGGAAAAGACGTAAAGTGTGTGATCAATTTTAAGCCATCAAAGTAGGGAAAGCATTTAGACTAAAGGGATATGAAATGTCTACCACACAAATTCCCACTTCAGAgacatttatttataaaatctacTTCACCCTGTGAATCGAAGCATCAGATCCTTACCAAGCTCTCCAACGCATCCTATGGAACCCATGTTCTAAAAATTGGATTCGGATTTCGTGCAATAAGGCTTTCCATGTCTGATTTagactagattttttttttctccatataAAATCACAAAGATTGAGAATCCGACTCATTTACAAGTAAATGGATCTTTATTTGTTTAACGAACAAATTAGTGAAAGTGGTGGATGATCTTTCAAAGTTTTGATACattttccaatattttgcttccttcttttttcacatgatttttttttttttactatgtttttttttttttttttaaagaatgagTAAAACTATATATCGACAAAAATAATCAACTGTACAACAAAAGACTTACAACCCaaacaacagaaaacaaaactaCTAGAAAACCTTTAAGAATATCTATGCTACACTCATGGAACTAAAccgaaaacacccaaaaaaaaacagcCCTACCCACAATGGAACAACTAACTCAAAATACAAGTATCAATGTTCCATTTGTGACAAAGAATAATATTCTCCATAGTTTTTGGGAATTTGCCCTTTCCAAAAACTCTACACCGAATTGCCCAAAAAATTTGCTTCAAAACCTGCTCTTTAGTGAGAAGTTGTCCACCAACTTTTAACTCATTTCGGGCTCGCCATATCCAATACACAGCAGAGCTCAAGATAAGTCTACAAATTGTCCCCATCAAACTCTTACTCTT carries:
- the LOC133863965 gene encoding CASP-like protein 5C1 isoform X2, which codes for MDELPGALGTSASLALRLGQTVFSSASLLFMCLDVEFYSYTAFCYLVTVMGLVIPWSLTLLVVDAYSVFIRCLPRQPRIMLVIIAGDLVLSFLLLAAASSAASVTDLLLDSGGYYCPAKLCSRYQLSTAMAFLSWFLSLASSLFNLWLLPSL
- the LOC133863965 gene encoding CASP-like protein 5C1 isoform X1, giving the protein MTRPCMQAIIAWTSCQGHWAPAPAWLCGWVRLSSPPPPFSSCAWTLSSTATLPSVMGLVIPWSLTLLVVDAYSVFIRCLPRQPRIMLVIIAGDLVLSFLLLAAASSAASVTDLLLDSGGYYCPAKLCSRYQLSTAMAFLSWFLSLASSLFNLWLLPSL
- the LOC133864348 gene encoding pentatricopeptide repeat-containing protein At2g29760, chloroplastic-like; translation: MSFALKYSTVGSRLKHSLFHFHFLSTTLTHRFKSPTHQNLHHLLERCSSMRELKLLHAQIILHGLTHETLTLGKLISFCAVADTGSLVYARLMFEQMPEPNKFMYNSLIRGYANSDDPIRAILLYSRMIGSGHSPNEFTLPFVLKACARKSAYWEAVLVHGQAIKLGIGSQVCVQNALISVYFVSRFIQCAWKVFDEILEKTLVSWNSMIGGYSRMGCRKEAFLLFQGMRKLGMDPDEFTLVSLLSVCSQGCDLDLGRCLHLYIVIMGIKVDLIVRNALLDMYAKCGHLHSAKIVFDHMPEKNVVSWTSMVTAYGRHGLTQYAQQIFDSMPVKNVVSWNSMISSYVQEGFCREALDLFHKMCDLRVVPDEATLISIFSACSHIGDLIMGKKIHSYMCSNLKPSVTLYNSLIDMYAKCGALRIAMDIFYEMPEQNLVSWNVIIGALALHGCGLEAIDLFEKMQACGVWPDEITFTGLLSACSHSGLVDFGRYYFDKMSSIYRLSHEIEHYACVVDLLGRSGLLEEAIRLIGGMPMKPDVVVWGALLGACRTCGNIEVAKQILKQLLVMEPQSSGLYVLLSNIYCEAERWEDVKKIRKLMNDHGIKKCRAISFIEMDGCVYEFLVNDKRHESSSGIYSILDQLTDHLKSFGYSCSLSSAYLDVEEI